TCTCTAGGCGAAGCTTCTATTGATGCTATCTCGTATGAGGCATACGTTGTTGTATTTCGCAGCCTTATTACTGTTCTGGCATATACTGTTGTAGGACTTCCGATTGTATTTATAGTTGCCGATATGCTTATTGCAGGAATAACCAGATCATATACTTTTCCGGCTGCAAGAGTAAATGTACGCCCATACCATACATTTGTCTCATTTTGTATTGATCTACTAGCGGCCGCACCGCCTGTATTTACAAGCTCTGAAGTTTCAATCCCCCCTATATTTGCAATAGAGGTTATGTCTGTCGGTTTGATGGTAACACGTGTATTACCGTTTGCATCCGCAACGGTAATCTGATTATTTCCCGATACCCTCAACGCACCCTCAATATTAGCATTCTTTGATGTAAAATCGCCGTTAGGATCTACCTTAAACTTTCCATTACCCACATTTAGTTGCCCGGCTTTAATAGCACTTGCAATTGTTTCTCCTTTCAGTTCTATGGTTTTAGAAGATAACGTTATTTTATTGGCTGCAATACTCAAAGAACTTGCAACCTCAGCCAATGTAGTCTTACCATCTATTTGTGATTGGGTGTCTTCTGGTGCCTCCGTCCAATCTGTGGGTTTGTTGCCCAACTCAAACTTATGATATGCAAATTCAATATATGTACCTCCTGATTTAGATATTGGATAAATGTCTAAACAACGAATAGTTGTATCATTTGTAACCGTCTTGAATGTCGAATAGGCGCGATATAAATTCGTCCCTATCTTTTCTATGATTGCCTGTCGAAGCCTGTGACCATTGGTTGCATTCCACCATGAGAAATTTAGATCCACACTGGTAGCATCTGTACGGAATAATACGGATTGAGTATATTCTACTCCTGGTTGTACAGAAACACTTCCACTTTGCAATATCTCACCTGTAAAATCTACTATAGAAAATCGCATCCATTCCGCATTAGGTGTAGCATTAACCACCTGTCCTATTGTCCTAAATAAACCCGTCAATGTTTTTGAGTTTCGCTTTAAATTTCTTCCTCCTATCTGTATGGCTGATACGGCAAGAGTTATTTTATCCGGCGTCTGATCTATCAATGACTTTAATGTTTCTCCTGTTCCTAAACTGTTGATTCCCGTCTTAGTCACAAGTGACGATATAGAATCGTTTGTCTGAGTTACATATGAGGCTGATATATTAGAATTGATCTGTACCCACGTTGTGCCATTCCAGCGATATTCAAATCGACATACATTTTTCGATGAATCCATGTTCACAACGCCTGATGTATCTGTATAAGTCACCTTCTGCCAGATGTCACCGACCGAGAAGCCGCCACTCGGAGTTGTAGGTTGGGCATCTTGATAGTATGTACGATTTTTGCTTTCTATTTGCGATTGGGTGTCTTCGGGAGCTTCTGTCCAGGAAGTAGCTTTATTTCCTTCCTCTAATTTTATATTAGCGAAAGAGACTGAGGCATTTTGATTGAACCCTGTTATATACAATGACTGATCTGTAGCTGTATTAGTAGTAGATGTAGCTGTCAGTTCAATATGTATCCATGTGTTAGCTGTTATTGCCTTGCTTCCGAAGTTTATAAGTTGGTTAGTTCCATTTGGAGCGAGTATTAAGAATGAAGCTGTAGCAGAAAACTCACAGAACACATCAAGAGATAGAGTGTATTGCTTTTGGTTTTGCAATAAAGATCTATTTATGCTGCGATTAAGAACATGATATCCTGATGTAAACCCTGATGTAGTTGCTTTTACAGCTCTTACTCCTAGTTGTTGAACCTCTGTATAGGTAACAGTTCCCGTCTGCACAGTACGTCCCCATCCTGTAATACCTTGATTGGTATTTGGAATTAAATTTCGACCCCCTATCTGAATATTATCCACTTTTTCAACAACACTTGATATTTGCCCCGCCTGTTGTGTGATGCTGCTTTCGGTAGAAGCCACACGACCATCCAAGCTATTAAAATCAGTCTGGCTTACCTTAGATGATATCCGGGTATCCAGGATCTGCATTTGCGCATTATACTCTGAGTAGGCAACCTTTGACAATAACCCTGCATTTGCAGTATTCGCACTTGTTTGTGCATTCCCCGCTTTTGTGTCAACTTCTGATATGGCGGTAGCTGCTGATTTACCCGATGAAGAAAATACGATAGAGTCGCCCTCTATTCTGGCTCCGGATTTCGAAAAGTATGTTTTTGCCTTCCCTGTCAAATCATAAGAGTTTACTCCGTAATAGTAGAAAGTACCTGCATCTCCATAAGCAACTGAATAAACTGCAAACTGACGCTGTGTGTCTGTTCTGTTACCGAACTGAACTATATTATCTTTAGCTTCAGGTATCCCGCTGCCGTCTTTATCTGTCTTTGACAACAGGATGTAGTCCGTACCTACCTCAGTAACCAGACGCCAGTAGTATTTTACGTTTGCGCCGTTAAATCGGCGACACATCGCTTGATCGCCTACAATAAACTTATTGGGTATATTTCCTTCGTCGTTATCGAAGTAGCATTTATAACCTGTTGTTATATCTTCAACGCTACTAGTTACCATATTAGCAGAAGAAATAAGTATACCTCCATCGACGCTCTTAACCTCAGCTACAGTGAGGATGCTTATAAGCATCTCCCTTGTTACTGTCAGGTAATCTATTTGCCCAAATGATAAACCGTTCTCGATCCAGAAACGAAAACCGTTACCCAACATGCCAGGCATAAATGTCTCATTGCCGAACTGATCGGAGATAGCTTCTTTCGCTTTTATTTTCTTCTGAAAAAGGACGTCACCCTGTACGGTCCCGCCTGTCTGTTTATTCAGGTAGCGGGCATCAGATGCCTTTGCAGAATAAGCATTAAAGTCACTCGCCGGCGTATTATCGAATTGAGTGATAAGATAAACTCCGTTCTTACCTGTTTCCTGATAGGTAATACCTGCAATTTGTAGCTCTTTTATCGAGTTATCGACACTTTTAGCCCATGAAGCGGTAGCATTATCACCTACGGTATAAGTAGCCTGATATTTGTTTAAAAGATGTTTTTCGTATCCCTGTATGCGTGATGATCGAAAACCATCTTCAAATTGATCGTGTATGAGTTTCACTTTTTGCCCAATCTCCAGATCCATCTCATTATCGGCAAAATGCTGTATCATAGTCGGACACTCGAAGACTGATTTATCCTTCAACATATCTTGCTGCCATTCTACAGCAGTGTCGTATAACTCCTGTTCTCCTTCCGGTATATATTGATCGGAAACGAGCTGTATATTGAAGCCGTAAAGGATATATGTATCTCCGTTTTGAGGCTTGAGTATATCATTGGGTAAGGCTTTACCGTAATCCTCATTGCGGACAATTTCGAAATATTGAGAATTATCACTTTCTGAAAAACCATTCTTGTGAAATTTGACAGCGAAATCCATTCCGTTAAGATTCCCGGATTGGAATACTAACATCAGCTCTACACCCGGTAACAAATAATCTTCACTAAAAACAATACCGGTGTCTTTAAACTTATAAGCATTCCAGTTGGTAACTACTCCAGTATCCGTATCAGTATCTTGATATGGAATAGTGCCTACAGTTCCGATAGTACCTATCCTTTTCGGATAAACTTCATCAAAAATAACAACAGCCGATTTTATCTCTTCAGCTGACATGTTTGGCTTTGCATCAATAAACTTGCCCTTTGATGCGGGAATACGCAAACGCTTTTGATAGATGGCATCTACAGCCTCTCCCGGTATTGTCTCTCTATAATTAGCCGGAATATTACGTGTAGAACCAAAAGCAAGAATGCGTGTATATTTCTCGGAGTTTTCACCTTCCGAACGATCCATCTTTTCAACAGATACTTCGCTCTCAAAATCGATCTCCGAGCCGTATGAGAATTTCTTTACCAAATGTAATGTGGTTCCTGTCAGATACCATTCTCCCCCGTATTCCTCTGCTATCTGTGTCGCTGCATCCCAGATCGATACCTTATCGAATCGAAGGTATTTCAATTCCGTAAATTCGATAGTACCGACGTTAAATGAGTTAATGCCGAAATAACGATTTGCATTATCGGCTATCAGCTGAAAATGAGTAGCCGCATTACTCATCAAAGACCACTCCGCCTCTTCAAGGCCTTGATTCATGTAATAGAACGTATCGTCCTGTAACAAAGTCGTCCAGTGGTCGAAACGAAGGGTGTATTTATAATTACATTTATTTACCTCATCGGGTGTATAATCCTCCTTGATAATATACTTTTCACCCTCCCAGATAATATAATCCGAACGCACGAACTTAAAGAAAATATCTAACGCAAAAGATATCTCGATATAATGCTCGCCCATTAAGGTGTTTTTCTCTATGTCTGTATCTTTTAGGGCATATCGTGCTTTCACAACCTGGTTCTTATCCCTAATCGGAATAATGAATTCCTCTACAGCTGTTTCTTCGTCAAATCCGATAATGATATCTTCATAGAAAATAGCTAAGGCCTCTATTCCTTCATTGTTCAAATCGTCGTGAATATTCCATACGCCTTTGGGCTTATTCAACAACGTATTTTGCTTATTGGTCTTTAGATATATCCCAGATGATGCAGGTAAGGTGTATGTCAGCTTATCGGCGGCACGTGTGGCAGTCGTTGTAGTTGTAGGAATATAAGAGGTGGCGGTATCACTTTGTTCTAATTGATAGCCTGATGTGATTATGTCAGCTCCGTAATTTCCACGATACTTCACAATACCATTATTTCCTGTTATTGTCCGGGTTGCAGCTTTGGAACCATAAACTCTATATATATTATCCTTAATAAGCAGATTGGCAGCTGTAGGGTACATCGGTAATGCATCAATTAACAATGCCCCATTTCTTGTGCTCTCAGAACTATTAAAGTTGGGAATTGTGCCGTCAGACATTTTCACGAATGCAGATATAGCATAAGAAAGTCCGGATGTAACAGGGCCTCGTTTGTAAATATAAGCATCCGTACCATCTAAGTGGGGTACTGTCCTTCCAGTAACAATATAATTGAACCAATTCAACGTTGCTACACCTAGTCCAGTATTGTATACACCATTCAGTGATGTTGCCAAAGCACTATCTACTAATAGATTTGTACTTTCCTTTTCCACAAGAAGCTTAACACCCTCCGTATAGTTTCCATAGTCTATACGTGGGATGTTGTTACCTACAAGCTCCATATTCTTATCCTTGTCAAATAGTGTAGCGGATGATGAGCGGGAGAAGTTGAAGGGAACCAGATCGCCTGTTATATTATCCATACCATATACAACGCCCTCCTTTGCTGCGATAGGCAATAATATGACCTTTGCCCTTGTCTGAACATCAATAGGTAGATTTTGATACAGGTTCAACAACAAAACTTCATCTATCGTAATACCGATTAACGAAAGGTTATATCTGTAGTTCTCTAATTTACTTATCATAGCTTTATACGATTTGCGGGGTTTGGTTCATTGAATTTAATTACCAATTTAGCTGCTGATCCTGCATTATACGGATCGAGAGATAGATAACTAACACGCTTCAATACGTATACTTTTTTCAGAGGGACTATTTTAAGTCTTATCTCATTTTTTAGTACTAGTAGTAGATTTTCATATTTTGTTAAGTATTCATCTCTTGAGGCGCATTTAAACAGCAATGTCACTTCAACATCTCTATCTTTAGGTTGTGGATTTGAACTGAACACTTGCTTCCCCGGTTGGCTCCTGGCATCATTAGAAGCGTCCTCTTTCATATCCCCATCTTTAAGCAGATTACTATACGAATTTTCTATAAAATACGCACTGTAGGTAGTCCACACGTCCGCATCGTTAATATAAGCTTCTCCTGTATACATAATTTATCTCTTTAATTCCTTTTCAACTCCTTTGTATTTTTTTCTATTGATGATAATTTGTCGGCGGTAACACCATTTAATTTTGAAATACCATCCTTTAGCTCTTCCAGAAAGAAATAGCTACCTCTTTGAGTCTGGTTTATTTCATTTAGTAGTTCCGTTTGTTTCACAAGCTCTGCATTTATTGAAGCATTCTGAACAAACGTATTACTTGTTTTTAGGGATATCCCCGATAAAAGAGACTCCATTCTTTCCCCTAGCCCCTTCAGGTCTAATCCCACCTCCAGTAGTCCTGTCAACCTACCATCAATAGCTCCCGCCTGATCCTGTGTTATTGACTCATAACTACCACGAGATGAGTCTTGCGAAAAACT
The Dysgonomonas mossii genome window above contains:
- a CDS encoding phage head spike fiber domain-containing protein yields the protein MISKLENYRYNLSLIGITIDEVLLLNLYQNLPIDVQTRAKVILLPIAAKEGVVYGMDNITGDLVPFNFSRSSSATLFDKDKNMELVGNNIPRIDYGNYTEGVKLLVEKESTNLLVDSALATSLNGVYNTGLGVATLNWFNYIVTGRTVPHLDGTDAYIYKRGPVTSGLSYAISAFVKMSDGTIPNFNSSESTRNGALLIDALPMYPTAANLLIKDNIYRVYGSKAATRTITGNNGIVKYRGNYGADIITSGYQLEQSDTATSYIPTTTTTATRAADKLTYTLPASSGIYLKTNKQNTLLNKPKGVWNIHDDLNNEGIEALAIFYEDIIIGFDEETAVEEFIIPIRDKNQVVKARYALKDTDIEKNTLMGEHYIEISFALDIFFKFVRSDYIIWEGEKYIIKEDYTPDEVNKCNYKYTLRFDHWTTLLQDDTFYYMNQGLEEAEWSLMSNAATHFQLIADNANRYFGINSFNVGTIEFTELKYLRFDKVSIWDAATQIAEEYGGEWYLTGTTLHLVKKFSYGSEIDFESEVSVEKMDRSEGENSEKYTRILAFGSTRNIPANYRETIPGEAVDAIYQKRLRIPASKGKFIDAKPNMSAEEIKSAVVIFDEVYPKRIGTIGTVGTIPYQDTDTDTGVVTNWNAYKFKDTGIVFSEDYLLPGVELMLVFQSGNLNGMDFAVKFHKNGFSESDNSQYFEIVRNEDYGKALPNDILKPQNGDTYILYGFNIQLVSDQYIPEGEQELYDTAVEWQQDMLKDKSVFECPTMIQHFADNEMDLEIGQKVKLIHDQFEDGFRSSRIQGYEKHLLNKYQATYTVGDNATASWAKSVDNSIKELQIAGITYQETGKNGVYLITQFDNTPASDFNAYSAKASDARYLNKQTGGTVQGDVLFQKKIKAKEAISDQFGNETFMPGMLGNGFRFWIENGLSFGQIDYLTVTREMLISILTVAEVKSVDGGILISSANMVTSSVEDITTGYKCYFDNDEGNIPNKFIVGDQAMCRRFNGANVKYYWRLVTEVGTDYILLSKTDKDGSGIPEAKDNIVQFGNRTDTQRQFAVYSVAYGDAGTFYYYGVNSYDLTGKAKTYFSKSGARIEGDSIVFSSSGKSAATAISEVDTKAGNAQTSANTANAGLLSKVAYSEYNAQMQILDTRISSKVSQTDFNSLDGRVASTESSITQQAGQISSVVEKVDNIQIGGRNLIPNTNQGITGWGRTVQTGTVTYTEVQQLGVRAVKATTSGFTSGYHVLNRSINRSLLQNQKQYTLSLDVFCEFSATASFLILAPNGTNQLINFGSKAITANTWIHIELTATSTTNTATDQSLYITGFNQNASVSFANIKLEEGNKATSWTEAPEDTQSQIESKNRTYYQDAQPTTPSGGFSVGDIWQKVTYTDTSGVVNMDSSKNVCRFEYRWNGTTWVQINSNISASYVTQTNDSISSLVTKTGINSLGTGETLKSLIDQTPDKITLAVSAIQIGGRNLKRNSKTLTGLFRTIGQVVNATPNAEWMRFSIVDFTGEILQSGSVSVQPGVEYTQSVLFRTDATSVDLNFSWWNATNGHRLRQAIIEKIGTNLYRAYSTFKTVTNDTTIRCLDIYPISKSGGTYIEFAYHKFELGNKPTDWTEAPEDTQSQIDGKTTLAEVASSLSIAANKITLSSKTIELKGETIASAIKAGQLNVGNGKFKVDPNGDFTSKNANIEGALRVSGNNQITVADANGNTRVTIKPTDITSIANIGGIETSELVNTGGAAASRSIQNETNVWYGRTFTLAAGKVYDLVIPAISISATINTIGSPTTVYARTVIRLRNTTTYASYEIASIEASPRDFGGTVFQSVRLNGVVAGNWRIEIEMMAITDAYFTGTASFTMNSNVVIQVIPLSQFTEMGLNGFMTAISSNKYLHITTDGVFLRMGSNILRITEGSGIQKSNNGGASWISI